The Malus domestica chromosome 08, GDT2T_hap1 genomic interval GCTCCACAGAAACAACAAAAGAGGGACAACGGTTGGGCAAGCGTCGACGACGAAGCGGTGGCCTGCTTGCACGACGTGTCGTATCCTGAGGGCTATGTcgttcctcctccttcttcttcttcttcagctgCAGCAGAAGCTTCTGAGCCTGCCAAGAAATTCCCCTTCCCTCTCGACCCTTTTCAGTCTGAGGCCATAAACTGCCTCGAAAAAGCCGAGTCCGTCATGGTATGTAAATTtgttactgtttttttttcaattgaaaCTTTTAGCATtgagtttattttaattgaaagtTTTTGACTTGTGAATTGGTGCATTTTTGAATTCAATGTCTGCTATGATAGGTGTCTGCTCATACGTCGGCTGGGAAAACTGTGGTGGCATCGTATGCGATTGCAATGTCTctaagaaacaagcagagagtGATATACACTTCACCAATCAAAGCACTGAGCAACCAAAAGTATAGAGAGTTCAAAGAGGAGTTTTCCGACGTTGGCTTGATGACGGGCGATGTAACTATCGACCCCAATGCTTCCTGCTTGGTATGCAAGTGCAATGCACGCcttttcttttgtgtttgattttcgGGTGTttatccttttgggtttttggtgATGATACTTTTGAATTTCATTCAGGTTATGACCACAGAAATCTGGCGTAGCATGCAGTACAAAGGGTCAGAGATAACGCGTGAGGTGGCGTGGATTATCTTTGATGAGGTGCATTATATGCGTGATAGGGAGAGAGGTGTGGTGTGGGAAGAGAGCATTGTTATGGCTCCAAAGAATGCTCGGTTTGTGTTCCTCTCAGCAACTGTGCCAAATGCTAAGGAATTTGCTGATTGGCTTGCAAAGATTCACCGTCAGCCTTGTCACATTGTCTATACTGATTATAGGCCAACTCCTCTGCAGCATTATATTTTCCCTTCTGGAGGGAATGGTTTGTACTTGGTAGTAGATGAAAAAGGGAAATTTCGCGAAGACAGCTTTCAGAAAGCTCTTAATGCTCTTGCTCCTGCTGCCGATAGTGCTAAGAAGAAGGAAAATGGCAAGTGGCAGAAGGGTTTGATCATGGGCAAGGCTGCTGAGGAAAGTGACATCTTCAAGATGGTCAAAATGATAATTCAGCGTCAGTATGATCCTGTAATACTTTTTAGCTTTAGCAAAAGGGAGTGCGAATCTCTTGCAATGCAGGTACGTACCTATCTGTTTTAAAATATACTTCTTAAATGAGGTTGGCTGCTACCAAGCTCCCGCCCAATGTATTTTCTTACTACTATTGGTTAGTCTAATGTAGTGTGAACCTTTTGCACCATATTGCCTACATGGTTCAGACATTATGAGCTATGTTTTGAGTATCTGTTCAATACCCTTGTCAACCTTTTGGATGAAAGATTAAGTATAATATACATGTATTGGTTATTCATTCAGAAACGATACTACTTGGTTGGGAATCCTTGTGAACTATGTTCCAATTAAATGTGGCTGTGTCTGACTGTTGATTTGAATGTTTTGATAGAAATATTTTCGTTGTAATTTTTTAGTTCCTTTATCTTTTTGTCAGCACCAGTTTTTTAgttccaattttttgttttctttttggtgTCACAGATGGCAAAATTGGATCTAAATGGGGACAATGAGAAAGCAAATGTAGAAACCATCTTCTGGAGTGCTATGGATATGCTTTCTGATGATGATAAAAAGTTACCTCAGGCAAGCTCTCGTTTCTTCCTTTCTGAGCTGGCATGTCTGTTTAAGCATTGTGTTTGGTTTGCATGAAGTAGTGTTATACTCTTTCAAGTATTACGCCAGATGTAACTTTTTTCTATGTTTAAGCGTTCACGGGTTAGActttgtatgtgtgtgtgtctctttcttttcctccaTGTATTTGTGTTATCTCGTGACTACTTTGAAGTTGAGTAAGCAAGGTGGAGGTTTGATGGTTTAGTTAAAGCATAGTGGAACTAATACTCATTTAATGGTTGGGTTCTTCCAGTTAGCGTCAAATAGGATAACAAAAAAGTTGCAATGACGTTACTTAATATTACTTGCTCAGTAGATATTCAGATAACTTGATGTTTAATTTTATCTGAAATAatgtttctatattttttatatcTGTGCCCACTGCTGCTAAGAATTTTGCTTTATTTCATAGTGATATTCATTCCTTAGTATACTGCCTAAACAGGTTTCACATATGCTACCCCTTTTGAAGCGTGGAATTGGTGTGCATCATTCTGGCTTGCTTCCAATTCTAAAGGAAGTGATTGAGATATTATTTCAGGAAGGTCTAATCAAGGTTGGGTCTAAATTCTATTTCATCTATTTTTGTTGTATGCTTAATCTTTAACTTTGATTGGCTACTATTGCTTTGGTTGTGACATATATTTGATCCCAATCAGTGTGTCCAAATCTTGACCGGGCAATTGGCCCTTTTTTTTCATACAAAAATCTTGATTTTGTTCTGGCTAGACTACTATGACCACTTTTAGCGACCTCCAGATTGGTCTATTTCTTCTGGTGACAAACTGTTGCAGACATATTGGCCTAGAAAGCCTTTTCAATAAGTTgtattttcattcattttctcGCACTTCCAGCTGAATTACATACATTTTTATGTATATCTATGCTTACATTTTCTTTTAACAAAGTGGTATAAATATTGAACTGTATTTCTTTAGTGTTTATTTGCCACAGAGACCTTCAGCATAGGATTGAACATGCCTGCAAAAACTGTTGTGTTTACCAATGTCCGGAAATTTGATGGTGATAAGTTCAGATGGCTATCCAGTGGAGAATATATACAAATGAGTGGCCGTGCTGGTCGCCGTGGTATTGATAAGCGTGGAATATGTATACTTATGGTAGATGAGAAGCTGGAACCATCTACTGCTAAAATGATGCTTAAAGGAAGTGCTGATTGTTTGAACAGGTGCATCCCCTATGCTTTTACTGAACTtctattaaaatatatatatatatatattgaacagTAAGAAGATTCCCTCTTTGAGTTTTGTTAGGTTTTTCTCCTACTGACCTTTGTTCTCTTGCTTTTCAGTGCTTTTCATTTGAGCTACAACATGCTTCTGAATCAATTACGCAGCGAAGATGGTAATCCAGAAAATTTGCTTCGTAACTCGTTCTATCAATTTCAAGCTGATCGTGCCATCCCCAGTCTTGAGGTTAGTTGGCTACCATAGAGGATAGTGATTTTGTAATTGCAGTTGGACTGCCTTTTATTCGTATCTTGGTTGGGATTTGTGTTTCAGAAAGTGTCTTCACAATCTAAAGAAATCTATTAAGACATTACATATACGATCACTTCTGTTGTGTTTCTGATTTGTGAATTATGTTATTGTTGCAGAAGCAAGCAAAGGATCTTGAGAAAGAGAGGGATTCAATTataattgaagaagaagatagtGTAAAGAATTATTATAATCTGTTACAGCAATACAAGAGTTTGAAACAGGAACTTCGTGATATTGTGCTTTCTCCAAAGTACTGCTTACCATTTCTGAAACCTGGTAGGCTTGTCTCAATCCAATGTGCTAAAAGTGATGAAAGTTCCCCCTCTTTTTCCATTGAGGACCTCGTCACATGGGGAGTGATACTAAATTTTCAACGGGTGAAAACTGCTTCAGAAGGTGAGGATGCTGAATTGCTTAGAGTCTTTATTCTGATTTGAGTTTTCGAATTGCTAAACAATCCATTCTGTTGTCCAGATGATGCAAGTAGAAAACCCGAAGATTCAAACTACACAGTGGATGTTCTGACAAGGTGCAGGGTGAGTACAGATGAAGTTGCTAAGAAAACCATCAAAATTATCCCTCTCAAAGAGGCAGGAGAACCTGCTGTTGTCTCCATCTCCATATCTCAGGTAAATGCCCTACCAGGAGAACCATCAAAATTATGAACTGTAACCGATGTTCCTTAGGTTGTTGATGCAGTGATTCACTGATCCTTAGGTTGCTGATGCAGTGATTCACTGATCTAAGTGACCTTATTAATATTCTTTGCAAATTTCCGCTTCTATTTTGATAGGGTTTAAGTTTGTGTACAAGTCATTTTGGCAATTCTTTAAGGGATCATCTTCCATTCTGTGCTATGTAAAGTATTAATTGTTTATCACTTACCCAAaagctttttattttgctaactTATGTTTTCTGAACAGATAAATAGTATGAGTGGACTTTGTATGGTCATTCCTAAGGATCTTTTGCCACTACCAGCTCGAGAAAACACACTGAAGAGAGTTCTTGAAACTCTGTCAAGATTTGATAAAGGAAAGATTCCTCTTCTTGATCcagaagaagatatgaaggtaTGCTACTGcaatttgactttttagtttttattttattattttctttttaaaattctgTGTCACTAATTTCAAGTGCACTTTGCTGTTCTTCAGATTGAAAGTAGTTCATACAAAAAGGTGTCTCGTAGGATCGAGGCTTTAGAGAACCTGTTTGACAAGCATGAAGTTGCTAGAACTCCACTTATTGAGCAAAGGCTTAAGGTTTTTCATATGAAGCAGGATTTGGCTGCCAAGATCAAGTCAATCAAGAAAACAATGCGCTCTTCCACTGCATTAGCTTTTAAAGATGAACTGAAGGCAAGAAAACGGGTCCTTCGGAGGCTAGGGTAATGAATTCTCGTTATTTTCATCTCACTGTTTCTGGCCTTCCGTCACTTTCTATTTTAaccataaagttcttttttatcttttagTTTTAAACTGGGAATTCCATCATTTTGATGCCTTAGAAATGATTGGAATGCAGATATGTTACAAATGATGGTGTTGTGGAGTTGAAGGGTAAAGTTGCTTGTGAAATCAGTAGTGCAGAAGAGTTGACCCTGACTGAGCTCATGTTCAATGGGGCTTTCAAGGACATAAACGTGGAAGAGATGGTGTCTCTTCTCTCATGTTTTGTGTGGCAGGAGAAGCTTAAGGAAGCTACAAAACCAAGGGAAGAGCTTGACCTGCTATTTTCACAATTACAAGATACAGCTCGGAGGGTTGCTGAGGTTCAGCTTGAGTGCAAGGTAAAAAACTTCCTTTCTGGTACAGTTGAATATTCTTTTGAAACTTCCATCAACTGTGGACAACAGAACATTATTTCTTACGTAAATGTTTCTTACTTGGAACTTGGAAGTCATAGTCAAAGGAAAGTTGAGTGCATGTTCACTTGTGTAACATAAAGAACAGCCCGAAAAAGTGGCCAACCTATTTTATGTTGGCCCTTCCTGATTGCAGTCATAAGTTAATGCTAACTACTTTACCAAACTAGTCTGGTGATGCAGTCACGCAGGACCCATAATGCTTGAACAATATTTTTTTGAAGAATATGTGACACAAGAAGCCCCTAAAGTATTTTTGCGAAGCATTTGAATAATGTTCATGTAGAAAAGTGACATCTTATACCTTGTCCAGAGCTTAAGGTTCATATCCATAGTCCCATTCTGCCATTTTGTTATCCTGAACCGTGAACCCTGACCAAATTGCTATTTTGCAGCATAAGTACCTACTATGGGAACTGGAATATCCTATCATAGTATCATACGGATAGGGGTTTAATGAACGTTTGAGTTATAATCTCATAGCCTCTGTGAGAATATTCAGTCGTCTTGCCATGATCAACTTGATCAGAATATCAGATAAAGCTTGTATATCACCAGTCTACCAGAGATTCGTCTTCTCCTTAAAGTAGAATGAGTGCAAAATTTCCAAAGAcattatattataatttatatgcatgCGTATTCTGCAGTAAAATTGTGTGAGACGCTGAGATTCGTTTCTTTGTAAGGTATCATTTAACCTACCAAGAGATTATGATTCATTGACTAAGTGAAGTTGTTATTGCCTATGGACAAGAATAATACAAATATCTACGGTCATTGCTCAGTGTCCATATATTGATTGGTCCGCTGGGTATATTGGTCTAAATTGGCTGAACTGTTTGTCGAACATCTGTGTGCTTGGATTTGTTTACACTATTGTTATATAGATGATTTTTACCTGCCGTTGAAATGCTTTTGCATTATATACACTGCAGGTCGAAATTGATGTTGACAGCTTTGTGAGTTCTTTTCGGCCTGATATTATGGAGGCTGTGTATGCTTGGGCAAAAGGGTCCAAATTCTACGAGATCATGTCAGCTACACCTGTTTTTGAGGGCAGCTTGATCAGGGCAATTAGGAGATTAGAGGAAGTCCTTCAGCAACTGATTCAAGCAGCCAAGTCTATTGGAGAAACCGAGCTTGAGTCAAAATTTGAGGAGGCTGTTTCGAAGATCAAGAGGGACATTGTCTTTGCAGCTTCCCTATACTTGTAATTTTTTATGCTAGTAAGGGAATTTAGATGTCGAAGGGGGTGCAAAAGGTTCATACAGGGTACTGTCCGTTGATCTGCAAATGGATGCATTTCATTTTCCAAGCGAGAGATGAGATGGCGATTGGCGATTAAGTCCTGGAACGAGCATCATACAaaattttggcctgaagatgtACATATTATTTCCAACATAGCATAGTCTCTCATGATCGTCATTTTGTTTATGTTATTGTACGAGGATGTGTAACGATAGTAGGAAAACTTACAAAATTGTTGCCAAGACCGAAACATTATCTGATATAAATTTATGCAGGAGCTTTTCTGCGACATGTATAATTCTAAGTTTACATACATGTATGATCAGAATCATTATTGTGTACCAGAAATTGGCAACTACTGCCTTAAAGTAAGATATTACACTACTGGATGTTTTCTTCACGAATGCGAAAACAGGGGCAGATGCAGTGAAACAAACGGATGCCCCAGTCAACAACGCAATTCAAGACCCGAGTGGCGGAGGCGGCAGCATAACATCTCTCCTTTGTTGTTGCTCTGGGCGTTTGTGTTTGTATAACTGGTACTCCATACACAGGATTTGGATCCGTATATTGCTGATAAGATGCCGTCGGAATTGGGTGGTGATACTgtgtgctgctgctgctgccgccGTTGAAAGCAGTTTCTTGTTGGCTTGGAACCGGATCATGATGATGGTGATAGGAAAATTCTGGAGCAGGCTGGAGTGGAGGTGCCAAGGGAGTCTCGTAGGTGTACTCGGCATCCAGCCATGGTGGTAAAGGTGGAGCCGAGGGTTGAGTTGAGAAGGAGGACGAGGAGCATGACCAGTAATAGTTGCggggtggtggtggcggcggcggTCGTTGAGGTGGCGGATGAGGACAATAGGGTTGGTGGTGagtcttccttttcttcttctttcttggcCAAAACTTGAGCTTCTTAACAGCTTTGATCATGCTCTCTTTGGACTGGAAGCAGTCGAAGGCTGGTAGAAGTCGGGATTCCGGAGAAACGGGTGAGCGATGTGATGTGAGAGCAGCAGCTTGAGCAGGAGGAGTTGATAAGTTTATAAGATATTTGCTTTTGAATTGCATTGCATTGGATTCGCTTTCGGTttgctttttaattttcaaaccttGTTACCGTTGTCTTTCCACTCAACACCAAACTCATCATTCATTCATGGCGCTCTGATTTTGTCGTCTAGTTGCTAGTCAGCATCGGATCTCCAACCTAAAAACCCAACATGACATCATCGACCCGGTTGGTGGATACATCTTAGACGTCACGTGGAAATACAACTTACTTGATGAGCGTAAGGGGTGCAACTTAGGTTGAGTTAACCTGAACTTTCCTAAATTCGATCCAATTTTTAACCTAATTGGACTAGCTGAAATTAGTCCAAGCTAACCCGACCTTAATCCAATCAATTTTTGTGGTTGGGTTTGGATAAACCAAAATGttattgggaactttaacgaaaagcttcaggtattgttcactttaacgaaaaaccatatttttacactaaaaaactcaatcatgatactattcactttaccctttattttatccttattgttaaaattcaaagttttcaaaccattttcattagttttcctattgttattttggttcacatGCAATTGGTATAGCAACTATTACTACGGATGGTTTAATGGTATTCtctttcacttgtaagtgaaaggtctagTGATAGGTTTTAAGTTTGGTTCTCACCAAAGGCAAATTTGAGCCACATAATTGCCagttcattgtgaggcttaactcACTTTTCCACTCTCTTaaagtagataatatcgtttgttcatcaaaaaaaaaaaaaagatgcaaCTAGTATAAAAACCTTCTATTGCCACATCTTTTGATGAGAGACAAAGAAGGGTGTAAACACCGAAAACGAAAAGCTTCTTCTATACGAAAAACTCGGCGCAATTCACTTGCAAGCAAGAGATAAAGGCTATATATTTATGTACAAAAGCTCAATCCAACATGTCTCAATAAGTTCAAATGTTCAAATGTAGatgataaatttaaaaaaaaaaaaaaaagaagatgaacagCATGTACCCTGCCGTACACAGTAGAAAACTTTGGTAGCCCAGTTGGGTCCCAAACAAGCAAGCACTACGAGCTCCTCTCGACAAAAGAACAAACAATAACCATAACACCCAAACACTGCCGCAAGCAATGATTCTTCGGATTGCATATGCATTAGAGACTACTGCCCCGCACCATTTAAGCATGCAGGGAAACTACACAATGTGTTCCAGCATGACTAGTTTGTCGCCGGCACAGCATTATCTTTTCAGACAGTCTCTTGTGACGGTCAAGTTCCAT includes:
- the LOC103441992 gene encoding DExH-box ATP-dependent RNA helicase DExH9, whose translation is METEAASLKRKSEGEAELEEAPQKQQKRDNGWASVDDEAVACLHDVSYPEGYVVPPPSSSSSAAAEASEPAKKFPFPLDPFQSEAINCLEKAESVMVSAHTSAGKTVVASYAIAMSLRNKQRVIYTSPIKALSNQKYREFKEEFSDVGLMTGDVTIDPNASCLVMTTEIWRSMQYKGSEITREVAWIIFDEVHYMRDRERGVVWEESIVMAPKNARFVFLSATVPNAKEFADWLAKIHRQPCHIVYTDYRPTPLQHYIFPSGGNGLYLVVDEKGKFREDSFQKALNALAPAADSAKKKENGKWQKGLIMGKAAEESDIFKMVKMIIQRQYDPVILFSFSKRECESLAMQMAKLDLNGDNEKANVETIFWSAMDMLSDDDKKLPQVSHMLPLLKRGIGVHHSGLLPILKEVIEILFQEGLIKCLFATETFSIGLNMPAKTVVFTNVRKFDGDKFRWLSSGEYIQMSGRAGRRGIDKRGICILMVDEKLEPSTAKMMLKGSADCLNSAFHLSYNMLLNQLRSEDGNPENLLRNSFYQFQADRAIPSLEKQAKDLEKERDSIIIEEEDSVKNYYNLLQQYKSLKQELRDIVLSPKYCLPFLKPGRLVSIQCAKSDESSPSFSIEDLVTWGVILNFQRVKTASEDDASRKPEDSNYTVDVLTRCRVSTDEVAKKTIKIIPLKEAGEPAVVSISISQINSMSGLCMVIPKDLLPLPARENTLKRVLETLSRFDKGKIPLLDPEEDMKIESSSYKKVSRRIEALENLFDKHEVARTPLIEQRLKVFHMKQDLAAKIKSIKKTMRSSTALAFKDELKARKRVLRRLGYVTNDGVVELKGKVACEISSAEELTLTELMFNGAFKDINVEEMVSLLSCFVWQEKLKEATKPREELDLLFSQLQDTARRVAEVQLECKVEIDVDSFVSSFRPDIMEAVYAWAKGSKFYEIMSATPVFEGSLIRAIRRLEEVLQQLIQAAKSIGETELESKFEEAVSKIKRDIVFAASLYL
- the LOC139198174 gene encoding uncharacterized protein, translating into MQFKSKYLINLSTPPAQAAALTSHRSPVSPESRLLPAFDCFQSKESMIKAVKKLKFWPRKKKKRKTHHQPYCPHPPPQRPPPPPPPRNYYWSCSSSSFSTQPSAPPLPPWLDAEYTYETPLAPPLQPAPEFSYHHHHDPVPSQQETAFNGGSSSSTQYHHPIPTASYQQYTDPNPVYGVPVIQTQTPRATTKERCYAAASATRVLNCVVDWGIRLFHCICPCFRIREENIQ